In the Leptospira limi genome, one interval contains:
- a CDS encoding FmdB family zinc ribbon protein, which yields MATYDYHCNTCGKDFEHVQSMKEDALTECLCGQKGSVERRISASAGIIFKGSGFYVTDYKKESTPSTPSTSDSGNA from the coding sequence ATGGCAACTTACGACTACCACTGTAACACATGCGGAAAAGACTTTGAACACGTACAATCCATGAAGGAAGATGCTTTAACGGAATGCCTTTGTGGACAAAAAGGTTCTGTAGAAAGACGAATCTCGGCAAGTGCAGGGATCATTTTCAAAGGATCAGGATTTTACGTCACAGACTACAAAAAAGAAAGTACCCCATCCACACCTTCTACTAGCGATTCTGGTAACGCATAA
- a CDS encoding LpxI family protein: MASKGRLAIIAGGGELPHIGMLEALASGEDPLFLGLIESDFSPRGHESRTIPVHITQVGKILKTIQKEKISRILMLGKVRKDLLFQKLKFDLKALSILAKTINRNDYPIFLAIADEFEAMGVKVISQKIYLQSLLLKEGRYTPKKFSTQELKDIEFGMFYAEKMADLDIGQMVVVSDESVIAVEAVEGTDETIRRGGHYTKKKGDAVVCKSPKAKQDERFDLPTIGIHTFQVMLESGCKTLCIREGETLVVNPKETIEFATKHKLNFCVLGKNGSKVLNGSQKKVTSI; encoded by the coding sequence TTGGCTTCAAAAGGTAGATTGGCAATCATCGCTGGTGGTGGAGAGCTCCCCCATATAGGAATGTTGGAAGCTCTCGCTAGCGGCGAGGATCCATTGTTTTTGGGACTCATCGAATCAGATTTTTCTCCACGAGGACACGAGTCTAGGACCATTCCCGTCCACATCACCCAAGTCGGGAAAATTTTAAAAACCATCCAGAAAGAAAAAATCTCGCGAATCCTGATGCTTGGAAAAGTGAGAAAGGATCTCCTTTTCCAAAAACTCAAATTTGATCTCAAAGCACTTTCCATCCTTGCCAAAACTATCAACCGAAATGATTACCCCATTTTCCTTGCGATTGCCGATGAGTTTGAAGCGATGGGAGTAAAAGTGATTTCACAAAAGATCTACTTACAGTCTCTCCTCCTCAAAGAAGGAAGATACACACCCAAAAAATTCAGCACCCAAGAACTAAAGGACATTGAATTTGGAATGTTCTACGCTGAAAAAATGGCTGATTTGGATATCGGCCAAATGGTTGTTGTGAGTGATGAATCGGTCATCGCTGTGGAAGCAGTGGAAGGAACGGACGAAACCATTCGTCGTGGTGGCCATTACACCAAAAAAAAAGGTGATGCAGTTGTTTGCAAAAGTCCAAAAGCAAAACAGGACGAACGATTTGATTTACCAACCATCGGAATTCACACCTTCCAAGTGATGTTAGAAAGTGGATGTAAAACATTGTGCATCAGGGAAGGTGAAACGCTTGTTGTCAATCCGAAAGAAACAATCGAATTTGCCACAAAACACAAATTAAACTTTTGTGTCCTCGGTAAAAATGGAAGTAAGGTTCTCAATGGTAGCCAAAAAAAAGTCACATCGATCTAA
- the lpxB gene encoding lipid-A-disaccharide synthase, protein MVAKKKSHRSNSKKNILVIAGEHSGDLIGADLLQELKLIEPDYHFYGIGGEGMIQNGLESLEEMENLSVIGFSEAIKKYSFLKKVFYRLLDETTHRPTQLAILIDYPGFNLRLAKELKLRGIPTVFYVSPQIWAWKFKRIFFIKEHIALMLTLFRFEEEIYNEYGVNAKFVGHPITKRIPEKLKKEPVIPEKLPDPHHGYTVGLLPGSRKGEIHRLIDPILGTAVLLHEQCKVEKKKIVFLLPNINQKEESFILDKINLVKTTHPDIQIHYLWNSSLRVMEASDLLLIASGTATLEGLYFETPMVILYKVSLFTYFLGSLLMKSKFIGLANILSGEEVCREITQNECKPEYIVSEAWKILSNTKLRNKIKGILREAKERELGTNNASKKAAREIQNLLKSIPSD, encoded by the coding sequence ATGGTAGCCAAAAAAAAGTCACATCGATCTAATTCTAAAAAAAACATTCTAGTCATCGCAGGAGAACATTCAGGTGACCTCATTGGCGCAGATCTTTTGCAAGAATTAAAACTAATCGAACCTGATTACCATTTTTATGGGATAGGTGGAGAAGGAATGATCCAAAATGGCCTTGAGTCATTGGAAGAAATGGAAAATCTCAGTGTGATTGGATTTTCTGAAGCGATTAAAAAGTACAGTTTTCTAAAAAAAGTTTTTTATCGATTGTTAGACGAAACCACACACAGACCAACTCAGCTTGCCATCCTAATCGATTACCCTGGATTTAACTTACGTTTGGCGAAGGAGCTAAAATTACGTGGGATTCCAACCGTATTTTATGTATCTCCACAAATTTGGGCTTGGAAATTCAAACGAATCTTTTTTATCAAAGAACACATTGCATTAATGCTAACACTTTTTCGATTTGAAGAAGAGATATACAATGAGTATGGTGTGAATGCAAAATTTGTAGGCCACCCCATTACCAAAAGGATTCCAGAAAAATTAAAAAAAGAGCCAGTGATTCCAGAAAAACTTCCGGACCCTCACCATGGTTATACGGTGGGTTTATTACCTGGATCCAGAAAAGGAGAAATCCATCGACTCATAGATCCCATTCTAGGAACCGCAGTTTTACTCCACGAACAATGTAAGGTAGAAAAAAAGAAAATTGTATTTTTACTTCCGAATATCAACCAGAAGGAAGAAAGTTTTATCTTAGATAAAATCAATCTTGTCAAAACAACACATCCAGATATCCAAATCCACTATCTTTGGAATTCCTCTCTTCGTGTGATGGAAGCAAGTGACCTACTCCTCATTGCTTCAGGGACAGCAACATTAGAAGGTTTGTATTTTGAAACTCCAATGGTGATTTTGTATAAAGTCAGTTTATTTACCTATTTTTTAGGTTCACTACTCATGAAGTCCAAGTTCATAGGTCTTGCCAATATTCTGAGTGGGGAAGAAGTTTGCCGTGAAATCACTCAAAATGAGTGTAAACCAGAATACATTGTTTCTGAGGCTTGGAAAATCCTTTCCAATACAAAACTCAGAAATAAAATCAAAGGTATTTTACGAGAGGCTAAAGAAAGAGAACTGGGAACAAATAATGCTTCGAAAAAAGCGGCAAGAGAAATCCAAAATCTTTTAAAATCAATTCCTTCGGATTAA
- a CDS encoding LIC_12586 family protein, whose protein sequence is MERFFPTHRFLEWKQNLEFVLNRIRENKRVLFSFIALGFVFFLFVLSYYGLEFYLRNYRIPLVKLRKVVAATINQELGKAVDIGVLDFSLREGLIIEDLVVSNEEDFSFNDHMLKVKKVTFRLSSYFKESPTVERIDFYSPQLVLNEDTSLRNRLIEYAQTSRIKDIRFHDAKLTVKKSDTTLVDWKEGWDIDLLRKNKRLYLKYTNGWFWVPNTTRIKGEGEFSETNLNEYQFEFFWKNYPSEEAILLTNYLFGANVQSAVLSGEGKISSNPNSGFVMDGEVEFENSFIIIPFFENYLLEGFRFREKFHFTENLEEREFIGNEFQIKSQVLSQMAKETLLFRKIEFQIGALEDIFEHVTDISGFVRFPLFGELRGNIELKETGEKNKWFSLSGEVNGNEIKLDSSLVQIENTKLSFKFKPNQEWDLNLDAEIFGKPSHLVGSGSSDWSRSKKIDGSYYYPMTSKSKLSFQTTELTANDWKPLYEDWKKETLEEIRERQEKLIPEEYFYQTKLYKYFLESMNFDLGIHITNFYPYRGAKSLGESKGNFTVKDGRFNFNLGLGNVDSKVSMVSYFASKTPNFSLNLLLKEYPWSEPWMVMCGTELKPTNVSMDFSFNSIGSDYYMLHKDARTSYSLKLFGINLKDGDLIVKGNVDLKPLQSPFDMEFTLNRYSDLDYLSDVVVTSGSGAIDLKGYGNNKNGNYQMTVYGLIGDTRGNFSISEEENKCLFK, encoded by the coding sequence TTGGAACGTTTTTTCCCAACACATCGTTTCCTTGAATGGAAACAAAACTTAGAATTCGTACTCAATAGAATCCGTGAAAACAAACGGGTTCTATTTTCATTTATAGCTCTTGGTTTTGTATTTTTTCTTTTTGTCCTCTCATACTATGGTTTAGAATTTTACCTTCGTAACTACAGGATTCCACTCGTAAAACTTCGTAAGGTTGTGGCGGCAACCATCAACCAAGAATTAGGCAAAGCCGTTGACATCGGTGTACTCGATTTTTCGTTAAGGGAAGGTCTGATCATTGAAGATTTGGTTGTTTCAAACGAAGAAGACTTTTCGTTTAACGACCATATGTTGAAGGTTAAAAAGGTAACCTTTCGACTCTCAAGTTATTTCAAAGAATCTCCTACGGTGGAACGGATTGATTTTTACAGTCCACAATTAGTTTTAAACGAAGATACCAGTTTAAGGAATCGGTTAATCGAGTATGCACAAACGAGTCGGATCAAAGACATCCGATTCCACGATGCAAAACTCACAGTTAAAAAATCAGATACAACTTTGGTGGATTGGAAAGAAGGTTGGGATATCGATTTACTTCGAAAAAACAAACGTCTTTATCTAAAATATACAAATGGTTGGTTTTGGGTTCCGAATACAACTCGAATCAAAGGTGAAGGTGAGTTTTCCGAGACCAATTTGAATGAATATCAATTTGAATTTTTTTGGAAAAATTATCCTTCAGAGGAAGCAATTTTACTCACCAATTATTTGTTTGGTGCTAATGTTCAATCTGCAGTTTTATCGGGGGAAGGTAAAATATCTTCCAATCCAAATTCTGGTTTTGTGATGGATGGGGAGGTTGAATTCGAAAACTCATTCATCATCATTCCATTTTTTGAAAACTATCTCCTGGAAGGTTTCCGGTTTCGTGAGAAGTTCCATTTTACCGAAAATTTAGAAGAGCGAGAATTCATTGGGAATGAGTTCCAAATCAAATCACAAGTATTGTCTCAGATGGCGAAGGAAACTTTGCTTTTTCGCAAAATTGAATTTCAGATTGGGGCTTTAGAAGATATATTTGAACATGTTACTGACATTTCTGGATTTGTTCGTTTCCCATTGTTTGGTGAATTGCGTGGAAATATTGAATTAAAGGAAACGGGTGAAAAAAACAAATGGTTTTCTCTTTCTGGGGAAGTGAATGGAAATGAGATTAAACTTGATTCTTCACTTGTGCAAATTGAAAATACAAAACTTTCATTCAAATTTAAACCAAACCAAGAATGGGATTTAAACTTAGATGCTGAAATATTTGGGAAACCTTCTCATTTAGTAGGATCTGGATCTTCTGATTGGAGTCGTTCCAAAAAAATAGATGGATCTTATTATTACCCAATGACTTCCAAATCCAAACTTAGTTTTCAGACTACGGAACTAACGGCGAATGATTGGAAACCATTATATGAAGATTGGAAAAAAGAAACTTTAGAAGAAATTCGAGAAAGGCAAGAAAAACTAATTCCAGAAGAGTATTTTTACCAAACAAAACTCTACAAATACTTTTTAGAATCCATGAATTTTGATTTAGGTATCCACATTACAAATTTTTATCCTTACCGAGGGGCAAAATCTTTAGGAGAATCAAAAGGTAATTTTACAGTCAAAGATGGTAGGTTTAATTTCAACTTAGGTTTGGGAAATGTAGATTCGAAAGTTTCCATGGTTTCTTATTTCGCAAGTAAAACACCTAACTTTAGTTTGAACTTACTATTAAAAGAATACCCATGGTCGGAACCTTGGATGGTCATGTGTGGCACCGAACTTAAACCTACCAATGTGAGTATGGATTTTAGTTTCAATAGCATTGGAAGTGATTATTATATGTTGCATAAGGATGCTAGGACATCCTATTCCTTAAAATTATTTGGAATCAATTTAAAGGATGGAGATTTGATTGTAAAGGGCAATGTGGATTTAAAACCATTACAGTCACCATTTGATATGGAATTTACTCTCAATCGATATTCCGATTTGGATTATTTATCCGATGTTGTTGTCACCAGTGGAAGTGGGGCCATCGATCTAAAAGGGTATGGTAATAATAAAAATGGCAATTACCAGATGACAGTGTATGGCCTGATTGGTGATACTAGAGGGAATTTTTCGATTTCAGAGGAGGAGAACAAATGCTTGTTCAAATGA
- a CDS encoding LIC12587 family lipoprotein encodes MKSILPLTLLLLVVAFENCASNKETIRPGVSKINTGSHLAQIEAIDADLKSSTLSDESRDKLIIKKGKLLLDLGRYEETITTLSQVNQAKANPVQLSEWNLAMGKAYIGKNEYSKAIQFLNQSEKLDKNTNLMERKKLVVQSLVAEREYYPALATLTKTYTKGNQKKDEFYYETAAKTYLKMGFEYKNTGFYQKGLQVANLGLEEFPNNETLKSIQKECLEVLQPEGKL; translated from the coding sequence ATGAAATCGATTCTCCCACTCACCCTCCTATTGTTGGTAGTGGCATTTGAAAATTGCGCATCAAACAAGGAAACCATCCGCCCAGGAGTTTCCAAAATCAACACAGGGTCTCATTTGGCCCAAATCGAAGCAATCGATGCTGATCTCAAATCCTCTACACTATCTGACGAATCCCGTGACAAATTAATCATCAAAAAGGGAAAGTTATTACTCGATTTAGGTCGTTATGAAGAAACGATCACAACCCTCAGCCAAGTGAACCAGGCAAAAGCAAATCCTGTGCAATTGTCTGAGTGGAATTTGGCAATGGGAAAAGCCTATATTGGAAAAAACGAATATAGCAAAGCCATCCAATTCTTAAACCAATCGGAAAAACTCGATAAAAACACGAACCTAATGGAACGTAAAAAACTTGTGGTGCAATCCCTTGTGGCAGAAAGAGAGTATTACCCCGCACTTGCGACTCTTACCAAAACCTACACAAAAGGGAATCAGAAAAAAGACGAATTCTATTATGAAACGGCTGCAAAGACCTATCTCAAAATGGGTTTCGAATACAAAAACACTGGTTTTTACCAAAAAGGATTACAAGTAGCAAACCTTGGTTTGGAAGAATTTCCAAACAATGAAACCTTAAAGTCCATTCAAAAAGAATGTTTGGAAGTGTTACAGCCGGAGGGCAAACTCTAA
- a CDS encoding ATP-dependent helicase produces the protein MKLNAAQMEAVSTIQGPLLVFAGAGSGKTRVITNRIAHMVEGVKIPASKIVALSFTNKSAKEMAERLRKMVPREKLKGITLSTFHSLGLKILKEHITKLGYNETFLLFNGTDQEAFVSDLLKSKRLDPKKVPPKEILRRISYAKNTQVHPKDNGLTGEFDLVAAEVFSLYEEGLKEKNAIDFDDLILLPKRLLAEFPEIAAYYQRKHEYFLVDEFQDTNQLQYEFLSLFRGNSDNLCVVGDDDQSIYAFRGSNVQLILNFEREFPHAKVVRLLENYRSTSLIIQAANSLIQNNKGRKEKTLYSRIPSAERVEYYETADEREEAIFVAGRIQTLLIKNEFKGKEIAILFRTNFQSRPFEEELRNRSIPYKVVGGYNFFDRKEIRDCISYLRYVANPKDDYSLLRIINYPKRGIGPGTMQKLQEEAFTHKLSLYEIFHKMIESPDYLPEVKAKVRQEIYQFVELVDAFKKKFAMSPKLAPVLREMITQIGFEREISMEETEEKVVKARIYNLSELVNMLSFFEEEEGREGKATIFDFLQRLVLLMEDEPKEDEEDRRVQLLTMHQSKGLEYDLVFLVGLEEGILPNSRVIEEEGEVVDEERRLLYVGMTRPRRKLYLTSARTRRKFGEQIESAPSRFLNELSQDAVLFFPMETKDRDTETKNFLEELDKLKVG, from the coding sequence ATGAAATTGAATGCGGCACAAATGGAAGCTGTTTCCACCATCCAAGGTCCCCTTCTTGTCTTTGCCGGAGCAGGGTCAGGGAAAACCCGCGTCATTACCAACCGGATCGCCCATATGGTGGAGGGAGTGAAAATTCCAGCGAGTAAAATCGTCGCTCTCTCTTTTACCAATAAAAGTGCAAAGGAAATGGCTGAACGTCTGCGAAAGATGGTTCCAAGGGAAAAACTGAAAGGGATCACACTTTCTACCTTCCATTCGTTAGGCCTAAAGATCCTAAAAGAACACATCACAAAACTAGGTTACAACGAAACGTTTTTACTCTTTAACGGGACTGACCAAGAAGCCTTTGTTTCCGACCTTTTAAAATCCAAACGCCTGGATCCGAAAAAAGTTCCCCCGAAAGAAATCCTGCGACGTATCTCGTATGCTAAAAATACGCAAGTCCACCCCAAGGACAATGGCCTCACAGGTGAGTTTGATTTAGTAGCTGCTGAAGTTTTTTCCCTGTATGAAGAGGGACTCAAAGAAAAAAATGCCATCGACTTTGACGATTTGATTTTACTTCCCAAACGGCTGTTAGCTGAATTTCCTGAAATTGCAGCCTATTACCAAAGAAAACACGAATACTTCCTTGTGGATGAGTTCCAAGACACAAACCAACTCCAATATGAATTTTTATCTCTCTTTCGTGGGAACAGTGATAACCTTTGTGTGGTAGGCGACGATGACCAAAGTATCTATGCTTTCCGCGGATCCAATGTGCAACTCATCCTCAATTTTGAAAGGGAATTCCCTCATGCAAAAGTGGTGAGGTTACTTGAAAATTATAGGTCAACATCACTCATCATCCAAGCTGCAAACTCTCTCATCCAAAACAACAAAGGCAGAAAGGAAAAAACCTTGTACAGCCGGATTCCTTCCGCCGAACGAGTGGAATACTATGAAACTGCGGATGAAAGGGAAGAAGCCATCTTTGTAGCAGGCAGAATCCAAACCTTACTCATCAAAAATGAATTTAAGGGAAAAGAAATTGCCATCCTCTTTCGTACGAACTTCCAATCACGCCCGTTTGAGGAGGAACTTCGTAACCGTAGTATCCCTTACAAAGTAGTGGGTGGTTATAATTTTTTTGATCGGAAGGAAATCCGCGATTGTATTTCTTACCTTCGTTACGTGGCAAACCCAAAGGATGATTATTCCCTCCTTCGCATCATCAACTACCCAAAACGGGGGATTGGTCCAGGAACCATGCAAAAACTCCAGGAAGAAGCCTTTACCCACAAACTCTCATTGTATGAAATCTTCCATAAAATGATTGAGAGTCCCGACTATTTGCCCGAAGTAAAGGCTAAGGTCAGACAAGAAATTTACCAATTTGTGGAACTAGTGGATGCTTTCAAAAAGAAGTTTGCCATGTCTCCGAAACTAGCTCCAGTCCTTCGGGAAATGATCACCCAGATTGGCTTCGAACGGGAAATTTCCATGGAAGAGACCGAAGAGAAGGTGGTCAAAGCCCGGATCTATAATTTGAGTGAACTTGTGAACATGTTGTCCTTTTTTGAAGAAGAAGAGGGCAGGGAAGGAAAGGCCACGATTTTTGACTTCCTACAAAGGTTAGTCCTCCTCATGGAAGACGAACCGAAAGAAGATGAAGAGGACAGACGGGTGCAACTCCTCACCATGCACCAGTCCAAAGGACTCGAATACGATTTAGTATTTTTAGTGGGACTTGAAGAGGGAATTTTACCGAACTCACGTGTTATAGAAGAAGAAGGGGAAGTTGTCGATGAAGAACGACGCCTTCTCTACGTGGGTATGACTCGCCCAAGGCGAAAATTGTACTTGACTTCGGCTCGTACAAGACGCAAATTTGGGGAGCAAATCGAGAGTGCCCCCTCTCGGTTTTTAAACGAGCTGTCTCAGGACGCTGTTCTTTTTTTCCCAATGGAAACGAAGGATAGAGACACGGAAACTAAGAATTTCTTAGAGGAATTAGACAAACTAAAGGTAGGCTAA
- a CDS encoding glutathione S-transferase family protein, with translation MKLYGSITSPYVRRIRFLCLELGIPFQLVDTMTESGQKELREKNPLWKVPYLETDDVKIWDSHTITDYILETKGPGKFRPKAGDHFYREANLLTAIDQALDNAILLFYLNKEGIKPDAAPYLTKNALRISSILEFIKRELSGNYFFSDGKVGLSEIALYSTLDWMRFRSVLPILEEEIFVNFLNFHGPNKSWMETAPK, from the coding sequence ATGAAATTATACGGTAGCATCACTTCCCCTTACGTCAGACGCATTCGTTTCCTTTGTTTAGAACTCGGGATTCCTTTCCAACTGGTTGATACGATGACAGAATCTGGGCAAAAAGAACTCAGGGAAAAAAATCCACTTTGGAAAGTGCCATACTTAGAAACAGATGATGTCAAAATCTGGGATAGCCACACCATCACTGATTATATTTTGGAAACAAAAGGACCTGGTAAGTTTCGTCCGAAAGCAGGTGACCATTTTTACCGAGAGGCAAATCTACTCACAGCCATTGACCAAGCTCTTGACAATGCCATTCTCCTCTTTTATTTGAATAAGGAGGGGATCAAACCGGATGCCGCTCCTTACCTAACTAAAAATGCACTTCGGATCAGTTCTATTTTGGAATTCATTAAACGGGAGTTAAGTGGTAACTATTTCTTTTCCGATGGGAAAGTGGGTTTATCTGAGATCGCACTGTATTCCACATTGGATTGGATGCGATTTCGTTCTGTATTGCCTATTCTCGAAGAGGAAATTTTTGTCAATTTTCTGAATTTCCATGGTCCTAACAAATCTTGGATGGAAACGGCACCTAAGTAA
- a CDS encoding NUDIX hydrolase: MKERKNWKDLFPTPIYTLASFDIKLPRSEQEKTYYVLKSKNWVNVVPVTKSGEILLIKQYRHGIGEDSLEIPGGIVDEEGPDSELTSVIRELREETGYATDPKKIKLLSKFSGNPAMFTNWSYSYVAYDVEQLHDVEFDEGEDIEIVLKSPDEVKQLLLDGIIHHPHMAAALGIYFLQEG, from the coding sequence TTGAAAGAACGAAAAAATTGGAAAGACCTATTCCCTACTCCCATTTACACTCTGGCATCTTTCGATATCAAACTGCCACGTTCGGAACAAGAAAAAACCTATTATGTATTAAAATCAAAAAACTGGGTGAATGTGGTTCCCGTCACCAAATCTGGTGAAATTTTACTCATCAAACAATACAGACATGGGATTGGTGAAGACAGTTTAGAAATTCCAGGTGGCATCGTGGATGAAGAAGGACCAGATAGTGAGTTAACATCCGTCATCCGAGAGTTACGAGAAGAAACAGGTTATGCAACTGATCCAAAGAAAATCAAATTATTGTCAAAATTTTCTGGCAATCCGGCAATGTTCACCAACTGGTCGTATTCTTACGTAGCCTATGATGTGGAACAACTCCACGATGTTGAGTTTGATGAAGGAGAAGACATTGAAATCGTTTTAAAATCTCCAGACGAAGTCAAACAACTGTTACTTGATGGAATAATCCATCACCCTCATATGGCCGCTGCACTTGGAATTTATTTTTTACAAGAAGGCTAG
- a CDS encoding FecR domain-containing protein: MRKSIVQTILVLIIMLCQFPVMAEPDAALEPITITVQKGETLSLISERHLSDPKRWPELLKYNKIPNPDLIKPGLSLVVPVFLRKAVVGVTEFVMGQVEWNGTGGKGPWTPLKLGQELHPNDQIKTNGKGKTDIHINQVGMVRILNNSHFEVRGEEKKGGPVTVALFKGSLDAKVTKSDPPTANHKFNIVSPSSTAGVRGTEFRVELDEKLSSTISCFEGVVDVNAQGKTVELTQGMATFVEKGKSPVQPYKIPEAPRIKEE, from the coding sequence ATGAGAAAGTCCATCGTACAAACTATCCTAGTACTTATCATAATGTTATGCCAATTCCCAGTGATGGCAGAACCAGATGCGGCATTGGAACCCATTACCATCACCGTCCAAAAGGGAGAAACTCTTTCTCTCATATCGGAACGCCACCTATCAGACCCGAAACGTTGGCCAGAACTTCTGAAATACAATAAAATCCCCAATCCTGATTTGATCAAACCAGGTCTTTCTCTTGTGGTGCCTGTTTTTTTAAGAAAGGCAGTTGTAGGTGTGACGGAATTTGTGATGGGACAAGTGGAATGGAATGGTACTGGTGGAAAAGGACCTTGGACTCCACTCAAACTTGGCCAAGAATTACATCCGAATGATCAAATCAAAACAAATGGAAAAGGAAAAACGGACATCCACATCAACCAAGTTGGAATGGTTCGCATCTTAAACAATAGCCATTTTGAAGTGAGAGGTGAAGAGAAAAAAGGTGGTCCTGTTACAGTGGCTCTCTTTAAAGGAAGCCTCGATGCAAAAGTGACGAAAAGTGATCCACCAACTGCCAACCATAAATTCAATATTGTTAGCCCTTCTTCTACTGCCGGTGTGAGAGGGACTGAGTTCAGAGTAGAACTCGATGAAAAATTAAGTTCCACAATCTCTTGTTTCGAAGGTGTTGTGGATGTAAATGCACAAGGGAAAACAGTAGAACTCACACAAGGAATGGCAACCTTCGTCGAAAAAGGAAAGTCACCTGTACAACCTTATAAAATTCCAGAAGCACCTCGTATCAAAGAAGAATAG
- a CDS encoding LBF_2017 N-terminal domain-containing protein — translation MKQKLTLVLSLLLLIFSSVDSKPKRELRILIDAEADANFELELWQEKPSETEASIAPKPPEVIQFKGNRITITPKDDFEYFRVRRLGEYGAKGFWTQVFSTNVDPGSPLSVPKEFVTKKTFEPKPVPKKQVSVISNDSFVIIKEKEVGSRYLTRDHINVSPTDDASGIAEVRYRVNDGQWNSAKSLASIPFTEEGEYKLFYFSVDMAGNKEPIQIVEFIRDTIPPTSNVEWMGTMTKGKGNTNFLSPTSAIRLVAKDNRSGVKDILYSVTCQSGTQSEFKSFTTDVSVLGLKSECKGSFQLFYYAVDNVGNEEPVKTLNFQLGSESN, via the coding sequence ATGAAACAAAAATTAACATTAGTCCTCAGTTTATTATTACTGATATTTAGTTCCGTAGATTCTAAACCAAAAAGGGAACTAAGAATCCTGATCGATGCGGAAGCCGATGCCAATTTTGAATTGGAACTTTGGCAAGAAAAACCAAGTGAAACGGAAGCATCAATTGCGCCAAAACCACCAGAGGTGATTCAGTTCAAAGGGAACCGAATCACTATAACTCCGAAAGATGACTTCGAATACTTTCGTGTTCGCAGGTTAGGTGAATATGGAGCAAAAGGATTCTGGACCCAAGTGTTCTCTACAAATGTGGACCCTGGTTCTCCTTTGTCTGTTCCAAAAGAATTTGTAACCAAAAAAACATTTGAACCAAAACCAGTTCCGAAAAAACAAGTCTCCGTCATCTCTAACGATAGTTTTGTGATTATCAAAGAAAAGGAAGTTGGTTCTCGGTATTTAACGAGAGACCATATCAATGTATCACCTACCGATGATGCATCGGGAATTGCAGAAGTTCGTTACCGAGTGAATGATGGACAATGGAATTCTGCGAAATCCTTAGCTTCGATTCCTTTTACAGAAGAAGGAGAATACAAATTATTTTACTTCTCTGTGGACATGGCGGGAAACAAGGAACCAATTCAAATCGTTGAATTTATTAGAGATACGATTCCTCCAACTTCCAATGTAGAATGGATGGGTACGATGACCAAAGGAAAAGGGAATACAAACTTTTTATCCCCAACTTCTGCCATCCGATTGGTAGCAAAAGACAATCGAAGTGGAGTCAAAGACATTCTGTATTCGGTCACCTGCCAATCAGGAACCCAATCTGAGTTTAAATCTTTTACAACGGATGTTTCGGTATTGGGTTTAAAATCGGAATGTAAAGGTTCCTTCCAATTGTTTTATTATGCAGTGGATAATGTAGGAAATGAAGAACCAGTAAAAACTTTAAATTTCCAATTGGGAAGTGAATCGAATTAA